From the Paludibacterium paludis genome, one window contains:
- the ctaD gene encoding cytochrome c oxidase subunit I codes for MAMTDVQHAPAHHKPSGLSRWLMATNHKDIGTMYLWFSFVMFISGGIMALGIRAELFRPGMQFFAPELFNQLTTLHGLVMIFGAIMPAFTGLANWMLPLMIGAPDMAFARMNNWSFWLLPPAALLLMLSFLVPGGAAAGGWTLYAPLSTQMGIGMDMTIFAIHIMGISSVMGSINIIVTVLNLRAPGMSMMKMPMFAWASLITAFLIIAVMPVLAGVVTMVLTDRHFGTHFFNAAGGGDPILYQHIFWFFGHPEVYIMALPAFGIISQVIPTFCRKPLFGYTSMVYATASIAVLSFIVWAHHMFVTGLPATVQLFFMYATMLIAVPTGVKVFNWVATMWEGAMTLETPMLFAIGFILLFTIGGLSGVTLSVASLDIQLHGTYYVVAHFHYVLVAGALFSLFSAIYYWFPKMTGRMYHEGLGKLHFWWSMVWFNVTFFPMHFLGLAGMPRRIPDYALQFTEFNSIATVGAFCFGLGQLIFLYNILTSLKRGRPAPELPWEGARTLEWKIPTPAPYHSFAEAPQVEAGHNGDILSMTGGKHH; via the coding sequence ATGGCCATGACTGACGTGCAGCACGCGCCGGCGCATCACAAGCCCTCGGGCCTGTCGCGCTGGCTGATGGCGACCAACCACAAGGATATCGGCACGATGTACCTGTGGTTTTCGTTTGTGATGTTCATTTCGGGCGGCATCATGGCGCTGGGCATCCGCGCCGAACTGTTCCGGCCCGGCATGCAGTTTTTCGCGCCGGAACTGTTCAACCAGCTCACCACGCTGCACGGGCTGGTGATGATCTTCGGCGCGATCATGCCGGCCTTCACCGGGCTGGCCAACTGGATGCTGCCGCTGATGATCGGCGCGCCCGACATGGCGTTCGCCCGGATGAACAACTGGAGCTTCTGGCTGCTTCCTCCGGCGGCCCTGTTGCTGATGCTGTCCTTCCTGGTGCCGGGCGGAGCCGCCGCCGGCGGCTGGACGCTCTACGCGCCGCTGTCCACGCAGATGGGGATCGGGATGGACATGACCATCTTCGCGATCCACATCATGGGGATCAGCTCGGTGATGGGCTCGATCAACATCATCGTGACCGTGCTGAACCTGCGCGCCCCTGGCATGTCCATGATGAAAATGCCGATGTTCGCCTGGGCCAGCCTGATCACCGCCTTCCTGATCATCGCCGTGATGCCGGTGCTGGCCGGCGTGGTGACCATGGTGCTGACCGACCGCCACTTCGGTACGCACTTTTTCAACGCGGCCGGTGGCGGGGATCCGATCCTGTACCAGCACATCTTCTGGTTCTTCGGTCATCCGGAGGTGTATATCATGGCGCTGCCGGCCTTCGGCATCATCAGCCAGGTGATCCCGACCTTCTGTCGCAAACCGTTGTTCGGCTATACCTCCATGGTCTACGCCACCGCCTCGATCGCGGTGCTGTCCTTCATCGTCTGGGCGCACCACATGTTCGTGACGGGGCTGCCGGCCACCGTCCAGCTGTTCTTCATGTACGCGACGATGCTCATCGCGGTGCCCACCGGCGTGAAGGTGTTCAACTGGGTCGCCACCATGTGGGAAGGGGCGATGACGCTCGAAACCCCGATGCTTTTCGCTATCGGCTTCATTCTGTTGTTCACCATCGGCGGCCTGTCCGGCGTGACGCTGTCGGTGGCGTCGCTGGACATCCAGTTGCACGGTACCTACTACGTCGTGGCGCATTTTCATTATGTGCTGGTGGCCGGCGCCCTGTTTTCGCTGTTTTCGGCGATCTACTACTGGTTCCCGAAAATGACCGGACGCATGTACCACGAAGGATTGGGCAAACTGCACTTCTGGTGGTCGATGGTCTGGTTCAACGTCACCTTCTTCCCGATGCATTTCCTTGGCCTCGCCGGCATGCCGCGGCGTATTCCCGACTATGCGCTGCAATTTACCGAGTTCAACAGCATCGCCACGGTGGGCGCGTTCTGTTTCGGCCTCGGGCAACTGATCTTCCTTTACAACATCCTGACGAGCCTCAAGCGCGGCCGGCCCGCGCCCGAACTGCCCTGGGAAGGGGCCAGGACACTGGAGTGGAAGATTCCCACCCCGGCTCCCTACCACTCGTTCGCCGAGGCGCCGCAGGTGGAGGCCGGGCACAACGGCGACATCCTGTCGATGACGGGCGGCAAGCACCATTAG
- a CDS encoding cytochrome c oxidase assembly protein produces MKTAPQANRTLLIKLAVIATGMFGFAYALIPLYRAFCDATELNQVVRRDRIGPDGEAGLPPPAEVRMVFDATVQPGLPWVVRPVTRQLTARTGEFVKVEYDITNASQREVVGQAIPRYLPAAAGEYVKKLDCFCFRQQRFKPGETRRFPVVFVIDRTLPASVGEITLAYTVFDVPGSGQ; encoded by the coding sequence ATGAAAACCGCGCCGCAAGCGAACCGGACCTTGCTCATCAAATTGGCGGTGATCGCCACCGGCATGTTCGGGTTCGCTTACGCGCTCATTCCGCTGTACCGGGCATTTTGCGATGCCACCGAACTGAACCAGGTGGTCAGGCGGGATCGGATCGGTCCGGACGGCGAGGCCGGCCTGCCGCCTCCTGCCGAGGTGAGAATGGTGTTCGACGCGACGGTGCAGCCGGGACTGCCCTGGGTTGTGCGTCCGGTGACGCGCCAATTGACAGCGCGGACCGGCGAATTCGTGAAAGTGGAATACGACATTACCAACGCCAGCCAGCGCGAAGTGGTCGGACAGGCGATTCCCCGCTATCTGCCCGCGGCGGCCGGGGAGTATGTCAAGAAACTCGATTGTTTTTGTTTTCGCCAGCAGCGTTTCAAGCCGGGAGAGACGCGGCGCTTTCCGGTGGTGTTCGTGATCGACCGGACACTGCCGGCGTCGGTCGGGGAAATCACCCTCGCCTACACGGTGTTCGACGTGCCGGGGAGCGGGCAATGA
- a CDS encoding DUF2970 domain-containing protein — MTGVWRAIGAVLSAFFGVRKSGAAARDVRLPVWQIAVGVIVLLGGFIAVLLFVVSWAVRNAAVG; from the coding sequence ATGACAGGCGTGTGGCGAGCCATTGGCGCGGTGCTGTCGGCGTTTTTCGGCGTGCGCAAATCCGGTGCCGCCGCCCGCGACGTCCGGCTGCCTGTCTGGCAGATCGCCGTGGGGGTGATCGTACTGCTCGGGGGCTTCATCGCCGTTTTGCTGTTTGTGGTGTCATGGGCCGTGCGCAACGCCGCGGTCGGCTAA
- a CDS encoding cytochrome c oxidase subunit 3, giving the protein MESTHQEQTHYYVPAPSRWPMVGAVALFFLGLGAAFAVNGKFPGAILLGVGTLILVGMLFGWFGDVIRESLHGSYHGKEDSSFRWGMGWFIFSEVMFFAAFFGALFYVRVISVPTLGDLDYKLLYPDFTASWPLSTGPGITARYGAMEAAGLPLLNTLILLSSGVTVTVAHWGLLRERRGQLVGGLAATVLLGAGFLVLQAVEYRHALTELNLSLGSGAYGMTFYMLTGFHGMHVLLGTLMLSVITIRAARGHFGPTRHFAFEAVAWYWHFVDVVWLLLFVFVYWI; this is encoded by the coding sequence ATGGAATCGACGCATCAGGAACAGACGCATTATTACGTCCCGGCTCCCTCGCGCTGGCCGATGGTGGGCGCGGTCGCCCTGTTTTTCCTGGGGCTGGGCGCGGCTTTCGCCGTCAATGGCAAATTCCCCGGCGCGATCCTGCTCGGCGTCGGGACGCTGATCCTCGTTGGTATGCTGTTCGGCTGGTTCGGCGACGTGATCCGGGAAAGTCTGCATGGCAGTTATCACGGCAAGGAGGACAGTTCCTTCCGTTGGGGGATGGGGTGGTTCATTTTTTCCGAGGTGATGTTCTTCGCCGCGTTTTTCGGCGCGCTGTTCTATGTCCGGGTCATCTCGGTGCCGACGCTGGGAGATCTGGATTACAAGCTCCTGTATCCGGATTTCACCGCGTCGTGGCCGCTGTCGACCGGGCCGGGCATCACGGCGCGCTACGGCGCGATGGAAGCCGCCGGCCTGCCCTTGCTCAATACGCTGATCCTCTTGTCCTCGGGCGTGACCGTGACCGTCGCGCATTGGGGGCTGCTGCGGGAGCGGCGCGGCCAACTGGTGGGCGGACTCGCGGCGACGGTGCTGTTGGGCGCGGGCTTTCTGGTGCTGCAGGCCGTCGAATACCGGCATGCGCTGACCGAACTGAACCTGTCGCTGGGGTCGGGGGCCTATGGCATGACGTTTTACATGCTGACCGGTTTTCACGGTATGCACGTCCTGCTGGGAACCCTGATGTTGTCCGTGATCACCATCCGGGCCGCGCGAGGCCATTTCGGCCCGACGCGCCATTTCGCGTTCGAGGCGGTGGCCTGGTACTGGCATTTCGTCGACGTGGTATGGCTGCTGTTGTTCGTCTTCGTGTACTGGATCTGA
- a CDS encoding twin transmembrane helix small protein, whose protein sequence is MKILVLLLLLGIILILFRGLSAVLRPGGDPTRAVRSLTVRVGLSIGLFLLLVVGALCGWWRPHHL, encoded by the coding sequence ATGAAAATCCTTGTCCTGTTGTTGCTTCTGGGCATCATCCTGATCCTGTTCCGCGGGCTGAGCGCCGTCTTGCGCCCCGGCGGGGATCCGACCCGTGCCGTGCGCTCCCTCACCGTCAGGGTCGGTCTGTCCATCGGGCTGTTTCTGCTCCTCGTGGTCGGCGCCCTGTGCGGCTGGTGGCGGCCGCACCATCTGTGA
- a CDS encoding SURF1 family cytochrome oxidase biogenesis protein, producing MGVLLLAMALLPFFLSAWQWRRAEARTAALAAYDAAARRAPVPVLSLPAEHLPQGERVSLAGPVVGAPAWLDNVTLNERHGALLLYPVRLADHSIILVAPGWVETGRPIALPPLPAALTGRWVGVPRHFTLPGAVAGSSGRVDALDAHELSRRLGGVVRPGVVALDAAPAPLATWSPRPPYDPSRHAGYALQWLLMGGCLMAAGFYRLRRRA from the coding sequence ATGGGGGTTTTGCTGCTGGCGATGGCTCTGTTGCCCTTCTTTCTGTCGGCGTGGCAGTGGCGCCGCGCCGAAGCGCGGACGGCCGCCCTCGCGGCCTACGACGCGGCGGCACGCCGTGCCCCTGTGCCCGTGCTTTCGCTGCCGGCGGAGCATTTGCCGCAAGGCGAGCGTGTCAGTTTGGCCGGGCCGGTCGTTGGAGCCCCCGCCTGGCTCGACAATGTCACGCTGAATGAGCGCCATGGCGCGCTGTTGCTCTATCCGGTCCGTCTGGCGGACCATTCCATCATCCTGGTCGCGCCAGGGTGGGTGGAGACGGGCCGTCCGATCGCTCTGCCGCCGCTGCCCGCGGCGTTGACCGGACGCTGGGTCGGCGTCCCGCGCCACTTCACCTTGCCTGGCGCGGTGGCGGGCAGTTCGGGGCGGGTCGACGCGCTGGATGCGCACGAGTTGTCCCGGCGCCTGGGCGGCGTGGTTCGTCCGGGTGTGGTGGCGCTCGACGCGGCTCCCGCTCCGTTAGCGACGTGGTCGCCGCGCCCGCCCTATGATCCCTCCCGCCATGCGGGCTACGCGCTGCAATGGTTGTTGATGGGCGGCTGCCTCATGGCCGCCGGTTTTTACCGCTTGAGGAGACGCGCATGA
- a CDS encoding COX15/CtaA family protein, whose translation MKTLVALALLLAALVVPLGAYVRLSDAGLGCPDWPLCYGKVSPHHAREAIARDEALMPHGPVTQAKAWKEMAHRYAAASLGVLILAVAALAWKKRRDRAAASSLLALVAVQGMLGMWTVTLLLKPAIVTAHLAGGMLTVAALAVMFAARRLPPVGLPAGRVFAVRCLAVLVFCQILSGGWVSTNYAALACEGFPLCSGTAWPDWRPDGAFHIWRELGESPDGTLLPFSALVAIHWTHRLLALAVAALTLAVLILCRREAGLRPHLAWLAAVLLVQVSLGIGNVLLRLPLPLAVAHNAGAMCLFAVTALLAARVRSRVRIADPCQERGTSWQS comes from the coding sequence ATGAAAACTCTGGTGGCGCTGGCCCTGCTGCTCGCGGCGCTTGTGGTGCCGTTGGGCGCGTATGTCCGCTTGTCCGATGCGGGTCTGGGCTGTCCTGACTGGCCGCTGTGCTACGGCAAGGTTTCCCCCCATCATGCGCGCGAGGCCATCGCCCGCGACGAGGCGCTCATGCCGCACGGGCCGGTGACTCAGGCCAAGGCCTGGAAGGAAATGGCGCACCGCTATGCCGCGGCGTCGCTTGGCGTGCTGATTCTCGCCGTCGCGGCGCTGGCGTGGAAGAAACGGCGTGACCGCGCCGCGGCTTCCTCCCTGCTCGCGCTGGTGGCGGTTCAGGGCATGCTCGGCATGTGGACCGTCACCTTGCTGCTCAAACCGGCCATCGTCACGGCGCATCTGGCCGGCGGCATGCTGACGGTGGCCGCGCTGGCGGTGATGTTCGCCGCGCGGCGTCTGCCGCCGGTCGGCCTGCCGGCCGGACGGGTGTTCGCGGTGCGGTGTCTGGCCGTGCTGGTGTTCTGCCAGATTCTCTCGGGCGGCTGGGTGTCCACCAACTACGCCGCGCTCGCCTGCGAAGGGTTCCCGTTGTGTTCCGGCACGGCATGGCCCGACTGGCGACCGGATGGCGCCTTCCACATCTGGCGCGAGCTCGGAGAATCGCCCGATGGCACGCTTTTGCCGTTCTCCGCGCTGGTCGCCATTCACTGGACGCACCGCTTGCTCGCCCTGGCCGTCGCGGCGTTGACGCTGGCCGTCCTGATCCTGTGCCGGCGGGAGGCGGGGCTGCGGCCGCATCTGGCGTGGCTCGCCGCGGTGCTGCTCGTGCAAGTATCGCTGGGCATCGGCAATGTGCTGCTGCGCCTGCCCTTGCCGCTGGCGGTGGCTCACAACGCCGGCGCGATGTGTCTGTTCGCTGTGACCGCGCTGCTCGCCGCCAGGGTTCGTTCCCGCGTTCGTATAGCGGATCCGTGTCAAGAAAGGGGAACCTCGTGGCAATCCTGA
- a CDS encoding heme o synthase: MAILIRTDSRQRTRALIAVAKPRVVLLIVFCAVIGMFLAVPGIPDPAVVIPATLGIGLVASAAAMINCLVERGVDARMKRTAWRATARGEVGAGETLAAAMLAGGLGMLLLIQVNALTAWLTLGTFVGYAVVYTVLLKPNTPQNIVIGGASGAMPPLLGWVAMTGSVDSMALALFLIIYAWTPPHFWALALYRRDDYAKAGLPMLPVTHGERFTTLSIVLYTCLLTGTTLLPLALGASGLIYLAGSALLNGRFLWLALRLHAQYADALARKVFGWSILYLTWLFAVLLVDHYWRIPL; the protein is encoded by the coding sequence GTGGCAATCCTGATCCGAACCGATTCGCGCCAGCGCACCCGCGCCCTGATCGCGGTGGCCAAACCCCGTGTCGTGCTGCTGATCGTGTTTTGCGCGGTGATCGGCATGTTTCTTGCCGTGCCCGGCATTCCCGACCCCGCCGTGGTGATTCCCGCCACACTCGGCATCGGGCTGGTCGCGAGCGCCGCCGCGATGATCAACTGTCTGGTCGAGCGCGGAGTGGACGCGCGCATGAAGCGCACGGCCTGGCGCGCCACGGCGCGCGGCGAGGTGGGCGCCGGTGAAACCCTGGCCGCGGCGATGCTCGCCGGCGGACTCGGCATGCTGCTGTTGATCCAGGTGAACGCCCTGACCGCCTGGCTGACGCTGGGCACGTTCGTTGGCTACGCCGTCGTCTATACTGTGCTGCTCAAGCCGAACACCCCGCAGAATATCGTGATCGGGGGAGCCAGCGGAGCGATGCCGCCGCTGCTCGGCTGGGTGGCGATGACAGGCTCGGTCGATAGCATGGCGCTCGCCCTGTTCCTGATCATCTACGCGTGGACGCCCCCGCACTTCTGGGCGCTGGCCCTGTACCGGCGCGACGATTATGCCAAAGCCGGCTTGCCGATGTTGCCGGTCACCCATGGCGAGCGGTTCACCACCCTGTCCATCGTGCTGTACACCTGCCTGCTGACCGGAACGACGTTGCTGCCGCTGGCGCTCGGCGCGTCGGGCCTGATTTATCTTGCCGGTTCGGCGCTGCTCAATGGCCGGTTCCTGTGGCTTGCCCTGCGCCTCCATGCTCAGTATGCTGACGCCTTGGCGCGCAAGGTGTTCGGGTGGTCCATCCTGTACCTGACATGGCTGTTCGCCGTTTTGCTTGTCGACCACTACTGGCGAATACCGCTCTAG
- a CDS encoding SCO family protein: protein MPSLLKRLAVPALLIALAACGRHETPPPASFKGTDISGASFGGDFSLTAHNGERKSLSDFKGKAVALFFGYTHCPDVCPTTMLEYAAVTKSLGRDAQKLQVLFVTVDPERDTREVLAGYVPHFDPAFLGMTGSRAQVDEVMSRFRIVAQRVAVPGGGYSVDHSAGSYLFDPEGRLRVYEPYATPSASLTHDIRELLR from the coding sequence ATGCCCTCTTTGCTCAAACGGCTCGCAGTCCCTGCTCTCCTGATCGCGCTGGCCGCTTGCGGCCGCCATGAAACGCCTCCTCCCGCCTCCTTCAAGGGCACCGACATCTCCGGCGCGTCGTTCGGCGGGGATTTCTCCCTGACGGCGCACAACGGCGAACGCAAGAGCTTGTCCGACTTCAAGGGCAAAGCCGTGGCGCTCTTCTTCGGTTATACCCATTGCCCCGACGTCTGTCCGACGACGATGCTCGAGTATGCCGCGGTGACGAAAAGCCTGGGGCGCGACGCGCAAAAGCTCCAGGTTCTGTTCGTGACCGTGGACCCCGAGCGGGATACCCGCGAGGTGCTGGCCGGGTACGTGCCGCATTTCGATCCGGCTTTTCTCGGCATGACCGGTTCGCGCGCGCAAGTGGACGAGGTGATGTCCCGATTTCGCATCGTGGCGCAACGCGTGGCCGTGCCGGGTGGCGGGTACTCCGTCGACCACAGCGCGGGATCCTACCTGTTCGATCCTGAAGGCAGATTGCGGGTCTACGAGCCTTACGCGACGCCTTCGGCATCACTGACCCATGATATTCGGGAGCTGTTACGCTAG
- a CDS encoding flagellar brake protein produces MSEEKRPGGTSGSGPLDLAKYTLSSPLEIAHHLKAIANQGHMVTVFSNKGKTFILTRFLLVDLNAKTLVFDWGSDPATNQQMLASERNVFVCSPDGVKTQFITGQARQIDYEGRPAFEVALPEQVIKLQRREFFRIRTPVGNPIMCHVADYPDAPLDLQVFDISLGGLALWLPAPTTPGFDLGQQYQRCSVELRPFGQLSGALEIRHRLPVTLRNGQDAVRIGATFLGLPSSMENLIQKYVGQLERERRAMMR; encoded by the coding sequence GTGAGTGAAGAAAAACGTCCCGGCGGCACGTCCGGATCCGGCCCGCTGGACCTGGCGAAATACACGTTGTCCTCGCCGCTCGAAATCGCTCATCACCTGAAGGCCATCGCCAATCAGGGGCATATGGTCACGGTGTTCTCCAACAAGGGCAAAACTTTCATCCTGACCCGTTTTCTCCTGGTCGACCTGAACGCAAAAACGCTGGTGTTCGACTGGGGCTCGGATCCGGCGACCAATCAGCAGATGCTCGCCAGCGAGCGCAACGTATTCGTCTGCTCTCCCGATGGCGTGAAAACCCAGTTCATCACCGGCCAGGCCCGGCAGATCGATTACGAGGGCAGGCCGGCTTTCGAGGTGGCGCTGCCGGAGCAGGTCATCAAGCTGCAGCGCCGGGAGTTTTTCCGGATCAGAACGCCGGTCGGCAATCCCATCATGTGCCATGTCGCCGACTATCCGGATGCGCCGCTTGATTTGCAGGTGTTCGACATCAGTCTTGGTGGTCTCGCCCTGTGGCTGCCCGCTCCAACTACGCCGGGCTTCGATCTTGGCCAGCAGTACCAGCGCTGCTCCGTCGAGCTGCGGCCGTTCGGCCAATTGTCCGGCGCACTGGAAATCCGACATCGACTGCCCGTGACCCTGCGCAATGGCCAGGACGCGGTGCGCATCGGCGCGACCTTCCTGGGATTGCCCAGCAGCATGGAAAACCTGATCCAGAAATATGTCGGTCAATTAGAAAGGGAGCGGCGGGCGATGATGAGGTAA
- the hisG gene encoding ATP phosphoribosyltransferase yields MTLTIALSKGRIFEETLPLLSAAGIVPAEDPDASRKLIIDTNHPDVRLVIVRASDVPTYVQYGAADLGIAGRDVLIEHGGSGLYHPLDLDIARCRMMVAAPEGFDYEAAVRHGARLKVATKYPRIAREHFARKGVHVDIIKLYGSMELAPLVGLSDVIVDLVSTGGTLRANKLAAVEHILDISSRLVVNQAALKLKHDAIQPVLDAFARVVGEAPRR; encoded by the coding sequence ATGACGTTGACTATAGCCCTGTCCAAAGGGCGCATCTTTGAAGAAACCCTGCCGCTGCTGTCGGCGGCCGGCATCGTACCCGCCGAAGATCCGGACGCCTCCCGCAAACTGATCATCGACACCAATCATCCCGATGTGCGTCTCGTCATCGTCCGGGCCTCGGATGTGCCTACCTATGTGCAATACGGCGCCGCGGATCTGGGCATCGCCGGACGGGATGTGCTGATCGAGCATGGCGGCTCGGGACTTTACCATCCGCTGGATCTGGACATCGCCCGCTGCCGCATGATGGTGGCGGCGCCCGAAGGCTTCGATTACGAAGCCGCGGTTCGTCATGGCGCGCGCCTGAAGGTGGCCACCAAATATCCCCGCATCGCCCGCGAACACTTCGCCCGCAAGGGCGTCCACGTCGATATCATCAAGCTGTACGGCTCGATGGAACTCGCCCCGCTGGTGGGGCTCTCCGATGTGATCGTGGACCTGGTGTCGACCGGCGGCACGCTCAGAGCCAACAAGCTGGCGGCTGTCGAGCACATTCTCGATATCAGTTCGCGTCTCGTGGTCAATCAGGCCGCGCTCAAACTCAAGCACGATGCCATTCAGCCCGTGCTCGACGCCTTCGCCCGCGTGGTGGGCGAGGCTCCACGGAGGTAA
- the hisD gene encoding histidinol dehydrogenase, translating to MLCLDSRDPGFDSRLAALLAFETAQDPAVDQAVADICRDVAERGDAALVDYTNRFDRMNAASVDELFLDRGDLAAALDRLDPAVRGALETAAARVRRYHERQVQTSWHYEEEDGTLLGQQVTALDRVGIYVPGGKAAYPSSVLMNAIPARVAGVGEIVMVVPTPGGERNDLVLAAACIAGVDRVITAGGAQAVAALAYGTESIAQVDKITGPGNAWVAAAKRRVFGVVGIDMVAGPSEILVICDGDTDPDWIAMDLFSQAEHDEIAQAILLCPSAEFIGEVEKSIARLLPGMPRKAIIGASLANRGALIKVADLDEACRIANRVAPEHLELSVADPEAWLPKLRHAGAIFMGRFSSESLGDYCAGPNHVLPTSRTARFASPLGVYDFQKRSSLIRVSRDGARALGRVASLLAHGEGLTAHARSAELRLEE from the coding sequence ATGCTGTGTCTCGATTCCCGCGACCCCGGCTTCGATAGCCGCCTTGCGGCGCTGCTGGCTTTCGAAACGGCTCAGGATCCCGCCGTCGACCAGGCGGTGGCCGATATTTGCCGCGATGTGGCCGAGCGTGGCGATGCCGCCCTCGTCGACTACACCAACCGTTTTGACCGCATGAACGCGGCCTCGGTCGATGAATTGTTCCTTGACCGCGGCGACCTGGCCGCCGCGCTTGACCGGCTCGACCCCGCGGTGCGCGGCGCGCTGGAAACGGCCGCGGCGCGCGTGAGACGCTATCACGAGCGTCAGGTGCAAACCTCCTGGCATTACGAGGAAGAAGACGGCACGCTGCTCGGTCAGCAGGTGACCGCGCTTGACCGGGTGGGCATTTACGTGCCCGGCGGCAAGGCCGCTTATCCCAGCTCGGTGTTGATGAACGCGATTCCCGCCCGGGTGGCCGGTGTCGGGGAAATCGTCATGGTGGTGCCGACGCCGGGTGGCGAGCGCAACGACCTTGTGCTCGCCGCCGCCTGTATCGCCGGGGTCGACCGGGTGATCACCGCGGGCGGAGCGCAGGCCGTGGCCGCGCTCGCCTACGGCACAGAGAGCATCGCCCAGGTGGACAAGATCACCGGACCCGGCAATGCTTGGGTCGCGGCCGCCAAACGCCGGGTTTTCGGGGTGGTGGGCATCGATATGGTGGCCGGCCCGTCCGAGATTCTGGTGATTTGCGATGGCGATACCGATCCGGACTGGATCGCGATGGATCTTTTCAGTCAGGCCGAGCACGACGAAATCGCCCAGGCCATTTTGCTGTGTCCGTCGGCCGAATTCATTGGCGAGGTCGAGAAGAGCATTGCCCGCCTGTTGCCCGGCATGCCCCGCAAGGCGATCATCGGAGCGTCGCTGGCCAATCGCGGCGCGCTGATCAAGGTCGCGGACCTCGACGAGGCGTGCCGCATCGCCAATCGTGTCGCGCCGGAGCACCTGGAGCTGTCGGTGGCCGACCCCGAGGCCTGGTTGCCGAAATTGCGCCACGCCGGCGCCATTTTCATGGGACGCTTCAGCTCGGAAAGCCTCGGCGACTATTGCGCCGGCCCCAACCACGTGCTGCCGACCTCGCGCACCGCGCGCTTCGCCAGTCCGCTTGGCGTCTATGATTTCCAGAAAAGATCCAGCCTGATCCGCGTCTCCCGGGATGGCGCCCGCGCGCTCGGGCGTGTCGCTTCCTTGCTCGCCCACGGCGAAGGACTGACCGCGCATGCCCGGTCCGCGGAACTGAGGCTCGAGGAGTAA
- the hisC gene encoding histidinol-phosphate transaminase, whose translation MKQPVDQLIRPDILAMKAYPVADAAGFIKLDAMENPWRLSESLLAELGSLLAEAHINRYPDPAGGGLKEMLRVTAGIPAGADILLGNGSDELITLITQALARPGATVMALEPSFVMYRLNAVFSRVNYVGVPLNQDFSLNLPVLLDAIAKNQPAVIFLAYPNNPTGNRYAREDVLAVLETARGLVVIDEAYGPFADDSFMSLAGSMDNLIVMRTLSKVGLAGIRLGYAAGQPDWIHELDKVRAPYNVNVLTQITARFALTHSGVFEEQASQLRKERSHLAEALSAYPGVTVYPSEANFLTMRLPDADLLYAWLKSRRILIKNLGGMHPMLENCLRFTVGSPEENRAVIAALDEYFQ comes from the coding sequence ATGAAGCAGCCCGTCGACCAATTGATCCGCCCCGACATCCTGGCCATGAAAGCCTATCCCGTCGCCGATGCGGCGGGCTTCATCAAGCTCGATGCCATGGAGAACCCCTGGCGACTGTCCGAAAGCCTGCTGGCCGAACTTGGGAGCCTGCTGGCCGAAGCGCATATCAACCGCTATCCGGATCCCGCCGGCGGCGGGCTGAAGGAGATGCTGCGGGTGACCGCCGGCATTCCCGCCGGCGCGGACATCCTGCTGGGCAACGGCTCGGATGAGCTGATCACCCTGATCACCCAGGCCCTGGCCCGCCCCGGCGCGACCGTGATGGCCCTGGAGCCATCCTTTGTCATGTACCGGCTCAATGCGGTGTTTTCCCGGGTGAACTATGTGGGCGTGCCGCTCAACCAGGACTTCTCGCTGAACCTGCCCGTGTTGCTCGATGCGATCGCCAAGAATCAGCCCGCGGTGATTTTTCTGGCGTATCCGAACAATCCGACCGGCAACCGGTACGCGCGGGAGGATGTGCTGGCGGTGCTCGAAACGGCGCGCGGCCTGGTGGTGATCGACGAGGCCTACGGGCCGTTCGCCGACGACAGCTTCATGAGTCTTGCCGGCAGCATGGACAACCTGATCGTGATGCGCACCCTCTCCAAGGTCGGCCTTGCCGGCATCCGTCTGGGGTATGCCGCCGGGCAACCCGACTGGATCCATGAGCTGGACAAGGTGAGGGCACCCTATAATGTCAATGTGCTCACCCAGATCACCGCGCGTTTCGCGCTGACCCACTCGGGGGTGTTCGAGGAGCAGGCCTCGCAGCTGCGCAAGGAACGGAGTCATCTGGCCGAGGCGTTGTCGGCCTATCCCGGTGTCACGGTCTATCCCAGCGAGGCCAACTTCCTGACGATGCGCCTGCCCGACGCCGATCTCTTGTATGCCTGGCTCAAGAGCCGCCGCATTCTGATCAAGAATCTGGGCGGCATGCACCCCATGCTGGAGAACTGCCTGCGCTTTACCGTGGGTTCCCCAGAAGAAAACCGCGCGGTGATCGCCGCGCTCGACGAGTATTTCCAATGA